CTGGAGGACATCGAGATCGCCGGCCGGACCATCAGGGCGGGCGAGGGGATCATCATGGCCAACGACATCGGCAACCGTGACCCCTCGGTCTTCCCCGACAACCCGGACGAGCTGGACATCCGCCGCGACGCCCGCCGCCACGTGGCCTTCGGCTTCGGCGTGCACCAGTGCCTCGGCCAGCCCCTGGCCCGGATGGAGCTGCAGGTCGCCTACAGCACCCTCTACCGGCGCGTCCCCACCCTGAGCCTGGCGACGGACCTGGACCGGATCCCGTTCAAGCACGACGGCGCGGTCTACGGCGTCTACGAGCTCCCCGTCACTTGGTGACCGCCAGCTCCGACAGGTTCATCGCCATCGTGTGGTGAACCGCCGGGATGAAGTCCAGGGCGCGCAGGGCCGTGTTGCGCAGGGAGCGGAGGGGGCCGTTGCCCACCGTCGCGATTCTCGTCATCTTGTGCGTGAAGGCGACGACCTCCTCGGCGACCGGGCGGCGCTCGGCCTCGTACGCGTCCAGGACCGTCTCCGGGACGCCGTCACGCAGCACGGCGGTGAGCTTGCCCGCCAGGTTGAGCGCGTCCTGGATGCCGGTGTTCATGCCCTGGCCGCCGGCCGGGCTGTGGACGTGGGCCGCGTCCCCGGCCAGGAAGATCCGGCCTGCCCGATAGCGGTCCGCGAGGCGGTGGTGGACGCGGAACCGTGAGCTCCAGACCAGGTCGGTGACCGTGGCCGGGTGGGCGACCGGGCCGCGGGTGTCCAGGAGCGCCTGGATGTCGGGGATGTCCGGGCGCTCGGGGGCCTCCTCGACCGTCGCGACGATCCGGTGGCGGCCGCCCGGCAGCGGGGCGACGACGGTCACCCCGGCCGGGGCGAAGTACAGGGAGACCTCGTCGGCGGCTCCCGCCCAGTCGAGGCGCACGTCGGCGAGCACGAACGACTGGGCGTAGGTGTCGCCGGTGAAGGAGATGCCGCTGTGCTCGCGTACCGTGCTGTGCATGCCGTCGGCGCCGACCACGTACGAGGCGCGGATCAGCCGGCCGTCGGCGGTCGTGGCGGTGACCCCCGTGGAGCTCTGCTCGACGCCCGTGACCTCGCACGCGCGGTGCACCGTGCCGCCCGCGGCCAGCAGCCGGTCCAGCAGCACCCGCTCGGTCACGTCCTGCGGCACCAGCAGCGTGTACGGGAAGTCGGTCGGCAGCTCGTCGAAGCCCACCGTCAGGAGGATCCGGTCGCGGTCGCGTACGGTGAAGCGCGGCACGGTGACGCCCAGGGACACCAGTTCGTCGCTCACGTCGATCTCGCGCAGCACCTCCAAGGTGCGGGCGTGCACGACGGAGGCCCGCGAGGTGTCGGCGCCGCTCGCCGCCTTGTCCACCAGGACTGCCTGCACGCCCTGCCGGGCCAGCGCGGTGGCCAGGGCCAGGCCCACCGGGCCCGCGCCGACGATCAGGACGTCCGTGCTCTCCGGAAGCTCTGCGTTCATGTCCGGGATCCCCTTGTCTCAGTAGTAGGTGCGCATCAGCTCGGTCGCCCAGGCCGGCTGGGCGGTCTCACCCTGCGGGCCGAACTCCGCCATGTACGGCTTGAGATCGAGGACCGGGCTGCCGTCGATGGCGTCCAGACCGCGTACGCGCACGTCGAGGCCGTCCACCGCGAGCAGGCGGCAGCGGGAGACCCCCAGCCGGTTCGGCCGGTTCTTGGCCCGCTGCGCGAAGATGCCCACCGGCGGCCAGTCCGGATTGCCCCTGGGGCGGCGGGCCGAGGTGTGCACGGAAGCCGGGTCCACGAGGTGGAAGAGGAACACCACCTCCAGGTGCGAGAACTCGTCCAGCCCGGCGAGCGCGTCCGGTGCGAAGCGCGTCCCGTCGAGGCGGATCAGTGCTTCCTCGGTGTTCCAGTCGTCGTCGAACGCCTCGGTGCGCCCGCCGATCACGGTGCCCACCGGGTGCAGGGTCACGGTCGTCATGGCTCCTGACCGTACGGGTCGGGCCTCGCCGGTGAATAAGTCACGATGACCGGGCGGCTCGCGGGCGCCGGCTGCCGCTTAGGTAGGGTCGGGGCATCATGATCGGGCGTAATGCGGAGATCGCCCTCCTCGAGAAGATGATCGCCGAGTCGGTGACCGGCCGGGGCAACGCCGTCCTGGTGCGCGGCGAGGCCGGGATCGGCAAGTCGGCGCTGCTGGCGGAGGCCGCCCGTACGGCGGGGGACGATCTGCTGGTGCTGCGGGTCACCGGCGTGGAGTCCGAGGCGGAGCTGCCCTTCGCGGCACTCCACCTGCTGCTGCGACCGGCGCGGCACCTCATCCCCGCCCTTCCCGCGGCGCAGCGGGCGGCGCTGCTCGGCGCGTTCGGCGAGAGCGAGGAGGGCGCCCAGGACCGCTTCCTCGTCGGGCTCGCCGTGCTGACCCTGCTCGCCGACCTCGCCGAGGAGCGTCCCCTGCTCTGCCTGGTCGACGACGTGCAGTGCCTGGACCGGGCGTCGGTGGACGCGCTGGTGTTCGCGGCGCGCCGGCTGGAGGCCGAGCGGATCACCATGATCCTGGTCGCCCGCGACGACGGTACGGATTCGCCCGTCCACGGCGTTCCCGAGCTGAGGCTGACCGGTCTCACGCGGGCCGACTGCGAGACGCTGCTCGCGGAGTCCGAGGCCGCCGATCTGGTGCCCGAGGTCCGGGACCGCGTGATCGAGGAATCCGAGGGGAACCCGCTCGCTCTGCTGGAGTTCGCCGCGGTCCTCACACCCGAGCAGCGGGCGGGGCAGCTGGCCCCGCTGCCGCTGCAACCGCCCAGGCTCTCCCTGGCCGGGCGGCTCGAGCAGTCGTTACGCGCCGCGATCCGGCAGCTTCCCGAACGCACGCAGCTCCTGCTCCTGGTCGCCGCGGCCGAGGGCGCCGGCGGCCTGGAGCTCGTCCTGCGGGCGGCGGAGGGCTTCGGGGCGGGGCTGCCCGACCTGGAGCCGGCCGAGCGCCGCCAGCTGGTGACGGTCTCCGACGGACTGCTGCGCTTCCGCCATCCCCTGGTCAAGACGGCCGCCTATCACGAGGCGCCCCTCGCCCGGCGTGTGGCCGCCCATCGCGCGCTGGCCGACGCGCTCGACGGCGACGAGCAGGCCGACCGCAGGGCCTGGCACCTGTCCGCCGCCGCCGTCGGGCCCGACGAGGAGACGTCCGGCGTGCTGGCCGCCGCCGGAGATCGGGCCCGGCAGCGCGGCAGCCATGCCTCGGCCGCCACCGCGTACGAGCGGGCGGCGCAGCTGACCGTCGATCAGCGGCGTCGGGCCCGCCGGCTGGCCGCGGCCGCCGACGCGGCGCTGGGGGCCGGGCAGCTAGACCGGGCCGGCGCCGCGGCCGACCGGGGCCGGCGCCTGACCGACGAGCCCGTCGTGCTGGCCCGGCTGGTCGCCGTGCGGGCGGCGGTCGACTCCGAGCACGGCACCCCGGCGCCGGCGGCGCTGATCGACGCCGCCGCCGGCATCGCCCGCACCGCGCCGGCCGACGCCGCGTCCCTGCTCGCGACCGCCGCCGGCGAGGCCTGGTTCGCCGGCGACCACGCCGCGCTGCGGCAGGCCGCCGAACTGCTCGAATCCGTCGTGCCCGGCGGCGATCCCGTGGCGGGAACGGTACGCGGCATGGAGCGCGTGGCGGCCGGCGACCCGGCCTCGGGCCTGCCGCTCATGCGCGCCGCTCTCTCGCCGCGCGACGCCGCCGACCCGGTCGCCGGCACGTACGCGGTGTTCAGCGCGTTGATGACCGGCGACGCCGACGCGGCCGGCGAGCTGGCCGCCGCGCGCGTGGCCGCCTGCAGGGAGCAGGGCCTGATCGGCGCGCTGCCGCATGCCCTGCAACTGCTCACCCAGGCGCAGATCCTGCGCGGAAGGCACGCGGAGGCGGCGGAGTCGGGGGCCGAGGCCTGGCAGATCGCCCACGACACCGGGCAGGTGGGGCGGCTGCGGCACCTGCACGGCATCCTGGCGTGGCTCGCCGCCGTCGAGGGCGAGGACGAGACGTGCGTACGGCTCGCCCGGCAGGCCGAGGGCGCCGCCCAGGAACGCCACGGGTCCGGGTGGGGCGGTTGCGCGCTGACCCTGCTCGACCTCGTACGTGCCCGCTATGAGGCGGTGGCCGGGCGGATGGCGCGGGTCCTCGACGGCCCGCTCGGCCACACCGTGATCGTCACCTTCGCCATAGCCGGCTACGTCGAGGCCTGCGCCCGGCTGGGGGAGCCGGAGCGTGCCTCCGAGGCGTTCGCCCGGTTCGACGCCTGGGCGGCGGCCAGCCGACAGCCGTGGGCCGCCGCCGTCACGCATCGCTGCCGCGCCCTGCTCGTTCCGCGCGACGAGGCCGAGACGCACTACGGCGCGGCGCTCGAGTGGCACGCCCGGGGAGGGTGCGAGTTCGAGCGGGCCAGGACCGAGCTGCTGTACGGCGAATGGCTGCGGCGGGCGCGCCGCCGCTCCGACGCCGGAGTGCGGCTGCGCGCCGCGATGGGCCGGTTCGCCGCCATGGGTGCCGCCCCATGGGCCGAACGGGCCCGTACGGAGCTGGCCGCGACCGGCGCCCGCGCCGACATGCCGGAGCTCGGGGTCGAGGCGAGACCGCTCGACGCGCTGACCCCTCAGGAGCTCCAGGTCGTCCGCCTGGCCGCGACGGGCGCCACGAACCGGCAGATCGGCGCCCAGCTGTTCCTGAGCCCGCGGACGGTGGGGTTCCACCTGTACAAGGCCTTCCCGAAGCTGGGCGTCTCCTCGCGCGCCGACCTGTCGGGCATCGACCTCGGAAATCGGATGGCGTGAGATCTCCCTTCGCTGTCGAATCGGCGGGAGGCCGTTCGTGTAGCCGGTGAAGCCCAGTGGGCATCATCCACCACATCAAGGGAGGTCACAGCGACATGAGGCACTACCTGCTCAGCATCCAGCAGCCAGACGGCGGCCCGCTGCAGCCCGAGCTCCTGGAGCCGATCATGCGTGATGTTGCGGCGTTCGACGAGGAGCTCAAGGCGGCCGGGGCCTGGGTCTTCGCGGGCGGGCTGCACGATGCGGGGGCGGCCGTCGTGGTGCGTCCCGGGGGCGGCGAGCCCCTGGTCACCGACGGCCCGTACGTCGAGGGCAAGGAGCACGTCGGCGGCCTGTCCATCATCAAGGCGCCCGACCTGGAGTCGGCGCTCGAATGGGGCCGCAAGCTCGCCCGCGCGACCACGCTCCCGATCGAGGTCCGCGAGTTCCAGGGCAAACCGAGCGACCACCTGGAGTAGCCGATGGCAGGGTCCCGGCAAGGGGAATCTTGCCGGGACCTTGCCGAATCGGTGGCCGAGAAAACCCCATCATTCATGCCGTCCCGCGGTGGAATGGGCGATGTCGTGCATCCGAGAAGACGGGATGTCGCAAGTGCTCGATCGGGTCCGTGACGCCGCGGGTATGGCGCTGGTGGCAGACGTCGGCGCCGTCATCGCGGCCGCGTCCGACATGTCCGGGCGGTTCCGGAGCGGCGGCAGGCTGCTGGCGTTCGGCCGGGCCGAGGCGGCCGCGGACGCGGCGCACGTGGCGGTGGAGTTCACGCACCCGGTGATCGTGGGCAAGCGCGCGCTGCCCGCGCTCTGCCTGGGCGCCGATCCCTCGTTGCTGCCGGTACTGGGACGGCCCCAGGACATCGCCGTGGGGGTTCGGCCCGCTGCCGGTGATCTCGCCGCCGCCCGCGCGCTCGGCATGCTGACCGTCGCCCTGACGGCGAACGAGGAGTGCCGGGAAGCCGATCACGTGCTGTCGGCGCGGAGCGAGGATCCGCTGGTCGCGCGGGAGATCCACATCACGGTGTACCACCTGCTCTGGGAGCTGGTCCATGTGTTCCAGGAGGCCGCCGCATGACCGAGGACGCCTGTGACTCCTGCGTGACCTGCGGCGACGTCGCCGTACAGGTCCGGGTGGTCGGCCTGCTGCCCGCGGGGCTGGCACGGGCCGACACCGGCGCCGGGACTGAGCAGATCAGTGTGGCGCTCGTGGACGTGCGGGTCGGCGACACTGTGCTGGTGCACGCGGGCGAGGCCATCGCCGTGCTCGGAAGGGACGAACAGTGACCGGGACGCTCTATCCGTTCCTGCGGCGTGACCCGCTCGACCTGACGGTGTCCACGGCCGAGAAGGCGCTCGAGAGCCTGGAGCTGCGGCGGCGGGTGCTCGACGAGCTGGAGGCGCCGCTGGTGGCGTGCGCGGCGGCGGTGGCCGCCGCGTTCCGCGCGGGCGGGCGGCTGTTCACGTTCGGCAACGGCGGCAGCAGCACGGACGCGAGGTCGGTGGCGGCGCTGTTCACCGGGCGCGGGCTGCCCGCGGTGTCGCTGGCCTGCGATTCGGCGCTGGTCACGGCGCTCGGCAACGACATCGGCTTCGACGTGGTGTTCGCGCGCCAGCTCGCCGCGCTCGGCGGCGCGGGCGACATCGCCTGCGCGCTGTCCACCAGCGGCGGCTCGGCGAACGTGCTGAGCGGGCTGGCCCAGGCCGGGAGCCAGGGGATGGTGACGATCGGTTTCGCCGGCTCGGGAGGCGGGCGCATGGCCGAGGAGCGGCTGGCGGAGCACCTGTTCGTCGTCCCGTCGTCGTCGGTGCACCGCATCCAGGAGGCGCAGGCGACGCTCTACCACGTGCTGGCCGTCCTGGTCTCAGCAGATGCGGGGTAGCGGGTCGCCCACGAGCACGTCCACCACCCTGGTGCCGCCGAAGGCGGTGCGGAGCAGGACCAGCCCGGCCGGCGCGTCGGCGACGGTCCCGACGATCGCGGCGTCGGCGCCCAGCGGGTGGGAGCGCAGGGTCTCGAGTGCCTGTCCGGCGTGCTCGCCGTCCACCACCGCCACGAAGCGGCCCTCGCAGGCCACGTAGAGCGGGTCGAGGCCGAGGAGCTCGCACACGCCGGTGACCTCGGGCCGTACCGGGATCTGATCCTCCCGCAGCACGACGGCCACCTCCGACGCGCGGGCCACCTCGTTGAGCACCGTGGCCACCCCTCCCCGGGTGGCGTCCCTCAGCGCCCTGACGTGCTGCGGCAGCGCCTTCAGCAGCTCGGAGACGATCCCGTGGAGCGGGGCCGTGTCGGACGTGATCGGCGCCTCGATGTCGAAGTCGCCCCTGGCCAGCATGATGGCGGCGCCGTGCTCCCCGATCGGGCCCGACACGATGACGGCGTCCCCCGGCCGCGCACGCGCGGCCGACAGCGTGACCGGCTGCTCGACGAGCCCGACTCCGGCCGTGGTGATGTAGCAGCCGTCGGCCTTGCCGCGCTGGACGACCTTGGTGTCGCCGGTGACGATCGTCACCTCGGCCGCCGCCGCGGCGGCCGCCATCGAGTCGGTGATGCGCCGCAGGTCGGCGACGGGGAAGCCCTCCTCCAGGATGAAGCCCGCCGACAGGTGGGCCGGCCTGGCCCCGCACATGGCCAGGTCGTTCACGGTGCCGTTGACGGCCAGGTCACCGATGTCGCCGCCGGGGAAGAACAGCGGCGACACCACGTAGGAGTCGGTGGTGAAGGCCAGCTGCCCGTCCTCGATCCGCAGGAGCGCGCCGTCGTCCAAGGGGGCGAGCAGCGGGTTGCGGAACGCCTCCAGGAAGACGGCCTCGATCAGGGTCTGCGTGGCCTTGCCCCCGGCGCCGTGGGCGAGCGTGATGAGCTCCTCCCTGATGACCGGCTTGCGCCGCCGGATCCGCTCGATGCGGTCGAGCACCTGCTGCTCGCGGCTCATGCCCGGCTCGCCTCCTCAGCCAGCGGCTCGCGGGCCGCCGCGCGCATCTGCTCCCGGCTGAACCGCCCGAAGTTGTAGTACGCGGCACAGGCGCCTTCCGAGGACACCATGCAGGTGCCGATCGGCGTCTCCGGCGTGCAGGCGGTGCCGAACACCTTGCACTCCCACGGCTTGAGCACACCCTTGAGCACCTCGCCGCACTGGCACGACTTGGGGTCGGCCACGCGCACGCCGGGCAGGTCGAAGATCCGCTCGGCGTCGAAGGCGGCGTACTCGTCGGCCATGGCGAGGGCGGAGTGCGCGATGAACCCGAGCCCGCGCCACTCGAAGTGCGGTCGCAGCCGCATCACCCGGCCGATGGCCGACAGCGCGACGCGGTTGCCGTGCCAGGGCACCACGCGGGCGTACTGGTTCTCCACCTCGCAGCGGCCCTCGGCGAGCTGGCCGAGCAGCATGTGCACGGAGGCCAGGATGTCCAGCGGCTCGAACCCGGCCACCACCATCGGCTTGCCGTAGTCGCGGGCGATGAACTCGTACGGCTCGCAGCCGATCACCGCCGAGACGTGGCCGGGGCCGATGAACCCGTCGAGTCGCAGGTCCGGCGAGTCGAGGATGGCCTTGATCGCCGGAATGATCATGACATGGTTGCAGAAGACGGAGAAGTTGGCCAGGCCCTCCTCCGCGGCCCGCAGTACGGTCATCGCGGTGGAGGGCGCGGTGGTCTCGAACCCGATCGCCATGAACACGACTCTCCGGTCCGGATTGGCCCGCGCGATCTTGAGCGCGTCCAGCGGCGAGTAGACCATCCGGATGTCGGCCCCGGCCGCCTTGGCGTCCAGGAACGAGCCCGTACCGCCGGGCACCCGCATCATGTCGCCGAACGACGTCATGATCACGCCCGGCTGGCGGGCGATGTGGATGGCGTCGTCCACCCGGCCCATCGGGATCACGCAGACCGGGCAGCCGGGACCGTGCACGAGGTTCACCTCGGACGGCAGGTGGTCCTCCAGGCCGTGCTTGTAGATGGTGTGCGTGTGGCCGCCGCACACCTCCATGAACGTGTACCGGCGGCCCGGCCGGCAGCGCGCGGCGATCTGCGCGGCGAGCGCCCGCGCCCGGTCCGCGTCGCGGAACTCATCGACGAACCGCATCAGAGGCCCCCTCGCCCGATCTCACGTGATGTCCGAGGCGCGCAGCGCGTCGAGCTCGTCCGCGTACGGCTGCCCGAGCCCCTCCAGGTAGTCGAGCACGGCCTGCGCCTCCTTCTCGGAGATCTTGGACAGCGCGAACCCGACGTGCACGAGCACCCAGTCGCCCGGCACGAGCCGCTCCTCGGAGAGCAGGCCGATGTTGATGCGCCGGCGCACGCCGCTGACGTCCACCACGGCCAGGTCGTCGTGCTCGGGAACGCGTTCGACGAGCTCACCGGGGATGCCGAGACACACCGGGCACCTCCTCGCCGAAGGTGACGGACTCCAGTACCAGCTCCTCGCCGCCGCTGAGGTCGACGTCGTCACCGCCGCAGACCGGGCAGACGGCCAGCGCGTCCACCGATTCGGAGAGGCTGCCGCAGGTCTCGCAGCGCACGGTCATCGGCGTGACGACGAGCTCCACCTCGGCGTCCTGCGCGGCCGTGCCGGCCGCAGCCATCGTGAACGCCTGGTCGAAGGCGTCGCCGACGACGGCGTGCCGGGCGCCGACGCGTACCCGGGCGGCCTTGACCCGCCTGCCCCCCGCCCGCTGCTGGATCAGCTCGACGAGGCCCTCGCACATCCCGATCTCATGCATGCTGCCTACATTCGTTCCATCTTCAGGTACCGCCGGATGTCCGGCCATTGGTGGACAATCAGCGCCGCCAGCCCGCAGACCATGAGCAGCGATATCACGCGTGACTTCCTCATCTCAGATCACCTCACCGGGATGCCGGATCGCGGGAGCCCGGAACGGTGCTTTCCGCAATCATTTCCATAACCAGGGACTTCACAAGGCTCGCGGCCTCGCCGACCATCGCCCGTACGGGCTCGCTCAGCTCGAACAGCGCCTCCCCGACCGAGACCGGCTCGCAGCAGACGACCCGCACCCGGGCGGGGAGCCGGCCGAGCTGCCGGGCCAGCCGCAGGACCCTGACCGGGTCCATGCCGTGCGTCTCCACCAGCGTGTCGCTCTCGTCCGGGAGCTCGGGCTCGAGGACGGTGAGCGTGCCGGGAGCCTGGCCGCGCGCCGCCGCGTCCACGAAGACCACGCCCGCGTACTCCCGTTGCAGGGCGTAGGCCAGGTCCATGCCGCGGATGCCGAAGTCGACGACGTCCATGCCCGGGACGGCCGCCTCCTCAGCGAGACGCCGGACCACTTCGACGCCGAACCCGTCGTCGCCCAGGAACACGTTGCCGATCCCGGCGACCAGGACGCGGGCGGGGCTTTCGAGGGGCTCGATCTCCTCGGCGGAGTAGAAGAACCGGTGCCCGGGCAGCCGGGCCTCGCCCAGGTCGCGCCCGGGGTCGTCGTCGAGCGTGACCGCGACGTGGAAGGCGCCCTCGTCGTCCTGTTCCACGCTCTCCACCACCGCGACGCGGCCGTCGAGCACGAGGTCGAAGATGTCGGCCCGGTTGCCAGGTCGCAGCCGGACCCTGCTGCCCGGCCCGACCGGCACTCCGCCGACGACCACCTCGCCGGGGCCGCGGCTCTCCATCTGGTCCCAGAATTCGCTCATGGCTCCGTCCTGCGCATGATGCCGTGGAGCCGCATCAGCTCCTCGGGTGTGAGGGACTCGCAGCGGTCGAGGATCTCCCGGGCGCGCGGATCCCCGTCACGGATCTCGTGCCGCTCCTCGTCGCTGAGCGCGAGCACGCTCAGCGTGAGGAGCTGGTCGATCTCGGTCGCGTCGAACAGGTCCCCGGGGCTCTCCGGCGAGATCTTCGGGTTGTCGTACAGGATGATCGGTGCGGACAGGACGGTGTCCTGCCCGACGAGCACCGGCCAGGCGCCGACGTTGTCGCAGCCCGCCGCGTCCGCCCGCAGCTCCTCGGGCGGGTCCATGAGCGAGACGAACCGGGCGCCCCGCGCGCGCAGCACGGTGTGCGCCGAGACCAGCGTGCGCCGCATGGCCTCGTCGCGGGTGCCTCCGTGCCAGGGCGTCGTGTTGGCCACCTCGACCGTGATCCGGAACAGGTCCGGCCGCAGCCGCCGCGCGCTCGCCTCGATCCGGCCGCACAGGGCCTCCCAGCCGCGCGCCACGTCTCCGGGGCCGCGGCGGAGCCCGTCCGGAATGTCGAGCTTCGTGATGACGGGGCCGGACAGCAGCTCGTCCAGGACGAGGCCCGGCACGTTCACCTCGCGCTCCCGTGCCTCCTGGCCGGGCGGGTTGCGGGTCACGACGTGCAGGAAGCGCACGCACACGTCAACGGTGTCGCGGGGCCCGGCTTGGAGCAGGCACTCGGTACGCATCATCGACGGGCTGCCGTATCCCTCGGGGTGGACGCCGCCGATCGTCCAGCGGTGCCGGTTCTTCAGCGCCGACTCCCGGTACGGCCACAGCAGGTAGCCCTCGTACAGCACGGCCCGCGCGATCTGCCTGACATGGTCCATGCGTGGTCAGCCTCCGCTCGTCTCCAACAGCGACCGCACCGCGTCGTCCCAGCCGAGCAGCGTGTGCCGCACCCGGTGCGCGTACAGGCGGTCGAACGTGTCGCGCTCCAGCCGGATCCAGGCGGTACGCGGGAAGTGGCGGTCCATGAGCTCCTTCCACACCTCCACCGGCATGCGGAAGGCCGACTCCGTGTCCCACGGCAGGTGGGCGGCCTGCAGGCGCCCTTCTTCCGCGTAGAACAGGGTGCCGGTGAACAGGAACCGCAGCGGCACCTCGCCGTCGGGCAGACCGTGCAGGTACTTGGCCGCGGCCACGTCGAAGTCGTAGGTGCAGGGGACGGTGACCGGCGCGGTGGTGGCGCCGGTGAAGGCCGGCACGTGCGTGACCGTCTGCGTCCACAGCAGGCTGGACAGGTTGCGTCCCCAGGCCGCGGGCGGGCCGAACAGCTCGGCGAGCCGCTCCCGCGCCTGCTCGTCGTAGCCGCGGCCGGTGGCGTCGATGCGGATCTGCGTGGTCAGCGTGAGCGCGCGGATCGGCGCGTCCGCCTCCAGACGGAGCAGGAAACGCAGCGCGGGCGCGACGGCGGGCTCGGTCGCGTCGACGCCGCGCACCTCGATCCGCAGCGCCGGTGATGTCGGTGGCATGGTGGTCGGGGTCAGGCGGGCGACAGGTTGGGCATGTCGGGGTCGATCGGGTCGTGCTTGGCGGCGTTGATGCCGGTCGAGCGCTTGGCCGTGGAGCGGCCGTCGGACAGGTGTCCGTCCTGTTTGTCGTAGTTGCCGCTCGTGTTGCCCTCGTGGACGCCCTTGACGTGGGCGGGGGCGTCGGGGCGTACGTCGCGCCGGCCCGTCTTGATCGTGCTCTTCTTGGTCATGTCGTGCTCCTGTCGGTGACCGGCGAGCACCGGTCGTCGAGGTCGGTGAAGAATCGGGTGATGTG
The nucleotide sequence above comes from Nonomuraea helvata. Encoded proteins:
- a CDS encoding hydrogenase maturation protease, with the translated sequence MSEFWDQMESRGPGEVVVGGVPVGPGSRVRLRPGNRADIFDLVLDGRVAVVESVEQDDEGAFHVAVTLDDDPGRDLGEARLPGHRFFYSAEEIEPLESPARVLVAGIGNVFLGDDGFGVEVVRRLAEEAAVPGMDVVDFGIRGMDLAYALQREYAGVVFVDAAARGQAPGTLTVLEPELPDESDTLVETHGMDPVRVLRLARQLGRLPARVRVVCCEPVSVGEALFELSEPVRAMVGEAASLVKSLVMEMIAESTVPGSRDPASR
- a CDS encoding DUF6084 family protein, encoding MPPTSPALRIEVRGVDATEPAVAPALRFLLRLEADAPIRALTLTTQIRIDATGRGYDEQARERLAELFGPPAAWGRNLSSLLWTQTVTHVPAFTGATTAPVTVPCTYDFDVAAAKYLHGLPDGEVPLRFLFTGTLFYAEEGRLQAAHLPWDTESAFRMPVEVWKELMDRHFPRTAWIRLERDTFDRLYAHRVRHTLLGWDDAVRSLLETSGG